The following coding sequences lie in one Rutidosis leptorrhynchoides isolate AG116_Rl617_1_P2 chromosome 4, CSIRO_AGI_Rlap_v1, whole genome shotgun sequence genomic window:
- the LOC139843421 gene encoding uncharacterized protein: MAGRHKELGIVDRNGVVSLKEQLARTALRNVRLKGHTYVELREDNKKVIFFCVLCLSPCYSDSVLHDHLRGQLHKRMYEAAKATLLKQNPFPFNDGMLFFHTVCNEEKSLNGPSDSKLLQKRSADENALAIVAVEQNASDSEFSSEESLDSAQGDESSEIDDLIIPDVLHKDKVTDLEVKEVGVGRISVRWYEKDGVSKVIKKIWCEWIGKGPSVDDDVIPCHEYGIVSFSFDFDLGRKGLLDDLQNLISSSSRRTIDGNKDGSGKKRKLPSDAEDYSESLSSQFESSGEESVSSSSKSNLDAFDDKSLRSRLLPSKCTRKELRKRQRLASERVCDICQHKMLPGKNVATLLNMKTGRIACSSRNLNGAFHVFHISCLIHWVLLCDSEVYTKKPVVPEVKRRYRRKKGGRLKKVEEEAKKQIYCPFCPECQGTGVDIDGDELEKPTVSLSEMFKYKMKASDGHKEYIKNPESLRNCSTGFYFPSQTEEALEENVSPLKLLRFYHALE, from the exons ATGGCTGGGCGTCATAAGGAGTTAGGAATTGTGGATAGAAATGGCGTTGTTAGTTTAAAGGAACAGTTGGCCAGAACTGCGTTACGAAATGTGAGATTGAAGGGGCATACTTATGTTGAACTTAGGGAAGATAATAAAAAGGTTATCTTCTTCTGCGTGTTGTGTTTGTCACCGTGTTATAGTGATTCGGTGCTTCATGATCATTTAAGAGGGCAGCTTCATAAGAGGATGTATGAAGCTGCTAAAGCTACATTGTTGAAACAGAATCCTTTTCCGTTTAATGATGGTATGCTTTTCTTTCATACTGTTTGTAATGAAGAAAAGTCTTTGAATGGTCCAAGCGATAGTAAGTTGTTGCAAAAGCGGAGTGCTGATGAGAATGCTCTTGCTATTGTTGCGGTTGAACAAAATGCTTCTGATTCTGAATTTTCATCTGAGGAAAGTTTGGATTCTGCACAAGGGGACGAGAGTTCAGAAATTGATGATTTGATAATTCCTGATGTGTTACACAAGGATAAAGTTACTGATTTAGAAGTGAAAGAAGTTGGAGTTGGGAGAATATCTGTTAGGTGGTATGAGAAAGACGGGGTTTCAAAGGTAATTAAAAAGATTTGGTGCGAATGGATTGGAAAAGGTCCTTCAGTCGATGATGATGTGATTCCATGTCATGAATATGGGATTGTGTCCTTTTCATTTGACTTTGACCTGGGTAGAAAGGGGCTACTTGATGACTTGCAGAATTTGATTTCATCCAGTTCTAGACGAACAATTGATGGAAACAAGGATGGTAGTGGAAAGAAGAGGAAATTGCCATCTGACGCTGAAGATTATAGTGAATCTTTGAGCAGCCAATTTGAATCTTCTGGGGAAGAATCAGTTAGTTCTAGTTCAAAGAGTAATTTAGATGCATTCGATGATAAGTCTCTGCGATCGAGACTTCTCCCGAGTAAATGTacaaggaaagaactcaggaaacgCCAACGTTTAGCTTCAGAAAGAGTGTGTGACATTTGTCAACACAAGATGCTTCCTGGAAAAAACGTCGCTACACTTCTTAATATGAAGACTGGCAGAATCGCTTGCAGTAGTAGAAATTTGAATGGG GCGTTTCATGTGTTTCATATTTCGTGCCTCATACATTGGGTCCTTTTGTGTGATTCTGAAGTTTATACCAAAAAGCCGGTTGTTCCTGAAGTAAAGAGGAGATATAGGAGGAAAAAAGGAGGAAGACTTAAGAAAGTTGAAGAGGAGGCTAAAAAACAAATTTATTGCCCATTTTGTCCTGAGTGCCAAGGTACTGGTGTAGATATTGATGGAGATGAACTAGAGAAGCCAACTGTATCGCTTTCCGAG ATGTTTAAGTATAAGATGAAAGCTAGTGATGGACATAAAGAGTACATAAAAAACCCTGAATCGCTACGAAATTGCTCaactggcttttattttccttctcAAACCGAAGAAGCACTAGAG GAAAATGTGTCACCATTGAAGCTGCTTCGATTTTATCATGCTTTGGAGTAG